A section of the Verrucomicrobiota bacterium genome encodes:
- a CDS encoding DUF2007 domain-containing protein, giving the protein MSLVTIFKAFNPADAQLVRARLDAAGFQAIVADELAALSMDGYAMAIGGIRVQVPSEEAEEAKAFLAADDAPPA; this is encoded by the coding sequence ATGTCACTCGTAACCATTTTCAAAGCGTTCAATCCGGCCGATGCGCAACTGGTCCGCGCCCGGCTCGATGCCGCGGGCTTCCAAGCGATCGTAGCGGATGAACTCGCCGCGTTGAGCATGGATGGCTACGCGATGGCCATCGGCGGCATCCGCGTTCAAGTTCCAAGCGAGGAGGCCGAGGAGGCCAAGGCGTTTCTCGCTGCGGACGATGCGCCTCCGGCATGA
- a CDS encoding MCE family protein, producing the protein MAKSNLEKKVGLFVALGLLLLAGLLLQFSKGTTFFRSTYELKLKTANVAGIKARSSVLMSGVPVGTVSRIELSPNGKHVTIYLKIYKDFKVHRDARFVIEQSGFLGDQYVGIIVGDNSGELLNDGDEVESPEPFNIQEVARSAAGFIQRIDETAKKLDDAISRIDRLVLNEQTLTNLSATAGNFRLVSERALNTVDGINTMIETNRAAIDASVSNVYRFSGQLNAVGDDLQVVVKTNSAQISIAVNNIESSTVILKNLLDDLQAGHGLAGGLLKDEQLKNHVSLLASNLAVTSSNLNRLGLWGILWKSKPPRTESQTNQVLYPPKNPFN; encoded by the coding sequence ATGGCCAAGTCGAACCTGGAAAAAAAAGTCGGTCTGTTTGTCGCCCTCGGACTGTTGCTGCTGGCGGGGCTGCTGTTGCAATTCAGCAAGGGGACAACCTTTTTCCGCTCGACTTACGAACTGAAACTCAAGACTGCCAATGTGGCCGGCATCAAGGCTCGGTCCAGCGTCCTGATGTCCGGCGTGCCCGTGGGCACGGTGTCGCGCATCGAGCTTTCGCCCAACGGCAAACACGTGACGATCTATCTCAAGATTTATAAAGACTTCAAAGTGCACCGCGATGCGCGGTTCGTGATCGAGCAATCCGGCTTTCTGGGCGACCAATACGTGGGGATCATTGTGGGTGATAATTCCGGGGAGCTTCTCAACGACGGTGATGAAGTGGAATCGCCCGAGCCGTTCAACATTCAGGAGGTGGCCCGTTCCGCCGCCGGCTTCATCCAGCGCATTGACGAAACGGCGAAGAAACTCGATGACGCGATCAGCCGCATTGACCGGCTGGTGCTCAACGAACAGACCTTGACGAATCTTTCTGCGACCGCCGGAAATTTCCGGTTGGTATCCGAGCGCGCGTTGAACACGGTGGACGGCATCAACACGATGATCGAGACCAACCGCGCGGCCATCGACGCCTCGGTCAGCAACGTGTACCGCTTCTCCGGTCAGCTTAATGCGGTGGGGGACGACCTCCAAGTCGTCGTGAAAACCAACAGCGCCCAGATTTCCATCGCCGTGAATAACATTGAATCCTCGACCGTGATATTGAAGAATCTGCTGGACGACTTGCAGGCCGGCCACGGACTGGCGGGCGGCCTGTTGAAAGACGAACAATTAAAAAACCACGTCTCCCTGCTGGCCAGCAACCTGGCGGTCACCAGCAGCAATTTGAACCGGCTGGGACTTTGGGGCATCTTGTGGAAATCGAAACCGCCCAGAACCGAGTCGCAAACAAATCAGGTGTTGTATCCGCCAAAAAACCCATTCAATTAA
- a CDS encoding ABC transporter permease, with the protein MNFFANKWIAEWLQGLGRITLLCQEAVHSLFTRKVIWRDLAYQLHFIGVKSQSVVLITGAFTGMVLCAQTYFQFHKVRMDTATLAVVSVSMASELGPVLTALMVAGRVGAAMAAELGTMKVTEQIDALRTLATHPVDYLVVPRLLSAIIAVPLLNAEAIAVGIGAGYMLGIFLLGIDPTYLWQNMLKYTSTGVGRATTEAVVYSSITILISNFFLTISLSELLSYL; encoded by the coding sequence ATGAATTTCTTCGCCAACAAGTGGATCGCGGAGTGGTTGCAAGGTCTGGGGCGCATCACCTTGCTGTGCCAGGAGGCCGTCCATTCGCTGTTTACCCGCAAAGTCATTTGGCGTGACCTGGCCTATCAGCTTCATTTCATCGGCGTGAAATCCCAATCCGTCGTGCTGATCACCGGCGCGTTCACCGGCATGGTGCTGTGCGCACAAACTTATTTTCAATTTCACAAGGTCAGGATGGACACCGCCACGCTGGCGGTCGTGAGTGTTTCGATGGCGAGCGAGCTTGGCCCGGTGCTGACGGCGCTTATGGTGGCGGGACGCGTCGGCGCGGCGATGGCCGCCGAACTGGGCACGATGAAGGTGACGGAGCAGATCGATGCGTTGCGCACGCTGGCCACGCATCCGGTCGATTATCTGGTGGTGCCGCGCTTGTTGTCGGCCATCATTGCGGTGCCGTTGTTGAACGCAGAAGCGATCGCGGTGGGCATCGGGGCGGGTTACATGCTGGGCATTTTTTTGTTGGGCATTGATCCGACCTATTTGTGGCAAAACATGCTGAAGTACACCTCGACAGGCGTGGGCCGCGCAACGACCGAAGCGGTGGTGTATTCCTCGATCACCATTCTGATCTCCAACTTCTTTCTGACGATCTCCCTGAGCGAACTGTTGAGTTACTTATGA
- a CDS encoding sigma-54-dependent Fis family transcriptional regulator — protein MLQRVLADEGHAVVLESRGDTGLAGAGPGTFEVVITDLKLPGLDGLELVRKLHEAQPRLPIILMTAHGTTQTAIEATKSGAYDYLLKPFEMTELLELVEKAVASSRLMSAPVELGTGNLTGDALVGNSRAMQGIYKEIGRLATKPVNVIIRGETGTGKELIARAIYQHSDRANAPFIAINCAAIPETLLESELFGHERGAFTGADARRIGRFEQADHGTIFLDEIGDLSLSTQVKFLRVLQEKCLQRLSGRETIPVDVRVIAATHRDLESAIQQKQFREDLYYRLNVASLFLPPLRERKEDIPDLVKYFLHKYGAELGVASPSIHPDALQFLQLQAWPGNVRELENVVRKVLLLARDYTIDLNHVRTAISRIESLGHVTELSLREYAAELLAAAERGESSDAHADLLKAAEHEIFSQAIQLARGNQARAARWLGVSRLTVREKLIQFGLHPNQENRQS, from the coding sequence ATGCTGCAGCGGGTGCTGGCCGACGAAGGTCATGCAGTGGTTCTGGAATCACGGGGCGACACTGGCCTGGCCGGCGCCGGCCCGGGCACTTTCGAGGTTGTGATCACCGATTTGAAACTGCCCGGACTGGATGGCTTGGAGTTGGTCCGCAAGTTGCACGAAGCGCAACCGCGACTGCCCATCATCTTGATGACGGCGCACGGCACCACCCAAACCGCCATTGAAGCCACCAAGTCCGGCGCGTACGACTACCTGCTCAAACCGTTTGAGATGACGGAATTGCTCGAGTTGGTGGAAAAAGCCGTTGCCAGCAGCCGGCTCATGTCCGCGCCGGTGGAGTTGGGCACTGGCAACCTCACTGGCGATGCCCTCGTCGGCAACAGCCGCGCCATGCAAGGTATTTACAAGGAAATCGGCCGGCTGGCGACCAAGCCCGTGAACGTAATCATTCGCGGCGAAACCGGTACCGGCAAGGAACTGATTGCCCGCGCCATTTACCAACACAGTGATCGCGCCAACGCACCCTTCATCGCCATCAATTGTGCCGCGATTCCCGAAACGCTGCTGGAGAGCGAATTGTTCGGCCACGAGCGCGGCGCCTTCACCGGTGCCGACGCCCGGCGGATCGGCCGGTTTGAACAGGCAGACCACGGCACGATCTTCCTCGATGAAATCGGTGACTTGAGTCTGAGCACCCAGGTGAAATTCCTGCGCGTGTTGCAGGAGAAATGCCTGCAACGACTCAGCGGCCGCGAAACCATTCCCGTGGATGTCCGCGTGATTGCCGCGACGCACCGCGACCTCGAAAGCGCGATCCAGCAAAAGCAATTTCGCGAAGACCTTTACTATCGACTCAATGTCGCGAGTCTCTTTCTGCCGCCGTTGCGCGAGCGCAAGGAGGATATTCCCGACCTCGTCAAATATTTTCTCCACAAGTATGGCGCCGAGCTGGGCGTGGCGTCGCCCTCGATACACCCTGACGCGCTCCAATTCCTCCAATTGCAGGCCTGGCCGGGAAACGTGCGTGAACTGGAAAATGTGGTGCGCAAGGTCCTGTTGCTGGCGCGGGACTACACGATCGATCTCAATCATGTGCGGACCGCAATATCCCGGATTGAAAGCCTGGGCCACGTGACGGAGCTGTCCCTGCGCGAGTACGCCGCCGAATTACTGGCGGCGGCTGAGCGCGGTGAATCGTCCGATGCTCACGCCGATTTATTGAAAGCCGCCGAGCACGAGATTTTCAGTCAAGCCATCCAACTGGCCCGTGGCAATCAAGCCCGGGCAGCGCGCTGGCTGGGCGTTTCCCGCCTCACCGTCCGCGAGAAGCTTATCCAATTCGGCCTTCATCCAAATCAGGAAAACCGGCAATCGTGA
- a CDS encoding DUF1592 domain-containing protein, with protein sequence MRDSILKLAAIIGVPIVFLGVVQFSLREKQPAFQADVKPVLSKYCYECHGDKKKKGGLSLQAFSDEAAVLKNPKVWETVLHHVRTHEMPPERKPQPTQAQRDLIARWIEAKVFHCDCDHPDPGRVTLRRLNRVEYNNTIRDLVGVDFQPADDFPADDVGYGFDNIGDVLSLPPILLEKYMAVADKILGSAIVINPSTNGPAIKFPAGKLESTAPGSEYGNGARILTREGEVFTPFQFPKDGEYTLRARAFGQQAGPDPARMEFRLDGKAVKVFDVKAVENAPAIYEIRVPIQAGEKKLAAAYINNYVNPDDPNPDNRDRNLIIDYLEVVGPPGPPMLPETHKRIFIRQPTPTTKLACAREIIGNFARRAFRRPVSTNEVERLVKFVELADQQGESFEKGIKLALQAVLVSPHFLFRGELQPEPDNPKSIHLVNEYALASRLSYFLWSTMPDDKIFALAEHGRLRKNLESQVKRMLNDPKSEALVDNFAGQWLQIRNLQMVSPDHGQFPDFDDDLRRAMEKETKSFFSYIMRKDRSVLDFLDANYTFLNERLARHYGIAGVKGDEFQRVTFAGKQRGGVLTHAGILTITSNPTRTSPVKRGKWVLENLLGTPPPPPPGNVPELSEAKEVVLSGTLRQRMEQHRADPNCAGCHARMDPIGFGFENFDAIGKWREKDGNFPIDASGELVTGESFNGVAEFRDLLVKKKKEDFIRCLSEKMLTYALGRGLEHYDKCAIDQISKGLAKNNYKFSALVLEVVKSTPFQKRRGEEQRTAQAGP encoded by the coding sequence GTGCGCGACTCCATCTTAAAACTGGCGGCGATCATCGGGGTGCCCATCGTGTTTCTGGGCGTCGTCCAATTCAGCCTAAGGGAAAAGCAGCCAGCCTTTCAAGCCGATGTCAAACCGGTGTTGAGCAAGTACTGCTACGAATGTCATGGCGACAAAAAGAAAAAGGGCGGCCTCTCCTTGCAGGCATTCTCGGACGAAGCCGCGGTTCTGAAAAATCCGAAAGTTTGGGAAACTGTGCTCCACCACGTCCGCACTCATGAAATGCCGCCGGAGAGAAAACCTCAGCCCACCCAGGCACAACGGGATTTAATCGCCCGGTGGATCGAGGCAAAAGTATTCCACTGCGATTGCGATCATCCCGATCCCGGACGCGTCACGCTGCGCCGCCTCAATCGCGTCGAATACAACAACACCATCCGCGACCTGGTCGGCGTCGATTTTCAACCGGCCGATGATTTCCCCGCCGATGACGTGGGTTATGGTTTCGACAATATCGGCGACGTGCTGTCGTTGCCGCCCATTCTGTTGGAGAAATACATGGCGGTGGCGGACAAGATTCTTGGCTCCGCCATCGTAATCAATCCCTCCACCAACGGGCCGGCCATCAAGTTTCCCGCCGGTAAACTGGAATCGACCGCGCCCGGTAGTGAGTATGGGAATGGCGCGCGCATTTTGACCCGCGAAGGGGAGGTGTTCACTCCGTTCCAATTTCCCAAGGACGGCGAATATACGCTGCGCGCGCGGGCCTTTGGGCAGCAAGCCGGACCGGACCCGGCGCGCATGGAGTTCCGTCTCGATGGCAAAGCGGTCAAGGTTTTTGATGTCAAGGCGGTGGAGAACGCACCGGCGATTTATGAAATTCGCGTGCCGATTCAGGCCGGCGAAAAAAAACTCGCCGCCGCTTACATCAACAACTACGTCAACCCCGACGACCCGAATCCCGACAATCGCGACCGCAACCTGATCATCGACTATCTTGAAGTGGTCGGCCCGCCCGGGCCGCCGATGTTGCCGGAAACGCACAAGCGCATTTTCATCCGCCAGCCGACACCGACGACGAAACTGGCCTGCGCCCGCGAGATCATCGGCAATTTTGCCCGACGCGCCTTTCGGCGTCCGGTTTCCACCAACGAGGTGGAGCGACTGGTCAAGTTCGTCGAACTGGCCGACCAGCAGGGCGAGAGTTTTGAAAAAGGAATCAAGCTGGCGCTGCAAGCCGTTTTGGTGTCACCGCACTTTCTGTTTCGTGGCGAACTCCAACCCGAACCGGACAATCCGAAATCCATCCACCTCGTCAATGAATATGCGCTGGCATCGCGGCTCTCTTATTTCCTTTGGAGCACCATGCCAGACGACAAAATCTTCGCACTCGCCGAGCACGGACGGTTGCGGAAGAACCTGGAGTCACAGGTCAAACGGATGTTGAACGATCCCAAGTCCGAAGCGCTGGTGGACAACTTCGCCGGCCAATGGTTGCAAATCCGCAATCTGCAAATGGTCTCGCCCGACCACGGACAATTCCCGGACTTTGACGACGATCTGCGACGCGCGATGGAGAAGGAAACCAAGTCGTTCTTCTCCTACATCATGCGCAAAGACCGCAGCGTGCTCGACTTCCTCGACGCGAATTACACTTTCCTCAACGAACGTCTGGCCCGGCATTACGGCATCGCGGGCGTCAAAGGGGATGAATTTCAGCGCGTCACGTTCGCCGGCAAACAGCGCGGCGGCGTGTTGACGCACGCCGGCATACTGACGATCACTTCGAACCCAACCCGCACCTCGCCAGTCAAACGCGGCAAATGGGTTTTGGAAAACCTGCTCGGCACGCCGCCGCCACCGCCGCCCGGCAACGTGCCGGAATTGAGTGAGGCCAAAGAAGTAGTTCTGTCCGGCACGCTGCGTCAACGCATGGAACAGCATCGCGCCGATCCAAACTGCGCCGGCTGCCACGCGCGCATGGACCCGATTGGTTTTGGCTTCGAAAATTTCGACGCTATCGGCAAGTGGCGCGAAAAGGATGGAAACTTTCCCATCGACGCGTCCGGCGAACTGGTCACCGGTGAATCCTTCAATGGCGTGGCCGAGTTTCGCGACTTGCTCGTGAAAAAGAAAAAGGAGGACTTCATCCGCTGCCTGTCAGAAAAAATGCTGACGTATGCGTTGGGGCGCGGCTTGGAACATTACGACAAGTGCGCCATCGACCAGATTTCAAAGGGACTGGCAAAAAACAATTACAAGTTTTCTGCGCTCGTGCTTGAAGTGGTCAAGAGCACGCCCTTCCAAAAACGTCGCGGCGAGGAACAGCGCACGGCGCAAGCGGGACCATGA
- a CDS encoding FAD-binding protein — protein MKSSRLKALSRLQKLLPAGEIRLDQCACRQYAGDKWFASQDPDAVAIPRSTKSVATLLRFANEHRIPVTARGAGFGYVGGCVPTRGGIALSLARMNRLKEIHADDFVAVVQPGVITQDLQEEVEKIGLFYPPDPASRADCTLGGNIATNAGGPRCLKYGVTRDYVLGLEVVLADGSAVRLGSRTHKNKTGFELHRLFVGSEGLLGVVTEATLKLLPRPPFRACLAIGFGAMKDAAKTIRAIFRAGLLPCALEIADEFTLAAARQRTGSRRLDGCQAHLIVELDGQENSVRTEIRELEKIVRRQRPRFVQRGFGNKACENLWQLRREFSYALRDTGLTKLNEDIVVPRGRLEDLFHFTARLQKKHKLPVACFGHAGDGNIHVNVMVDLTQPGARSRSDAALDDLFRQVLAWNGVITGEHGIGLAKKPWWPLAASPELRSLHRVVKMALDPHGILNPGKFV, from the coding sequence ATGAAATCTTCCCGGCTTAAAGCGCTCTCCCGGCTGCAAAAACTTCTGCCCGCTGGCGAAATTCGTCTCGACCAATGCGCCTGCAGGCAATATGCCGGCGACAAATGGTTCGCCTCGCAAGACCCTGACGCTGTCGCAATCCCACGCAGCACAAAGTCCGTAGCCACGCTGCTTCGTTTTGCCAATGAACACAGAATTCCCGTGACCGCGCGCGGCGCCGGTTTCGGTTACGTCGGCGGCTGCGTGCCGACGCGCGGTGGCATCGCGCTGTCGCTGGCCCGCATGAATCGCCTCAAGGAAATTCACGCGGACGATTTCGTCGCCGTCGTCCAGCCCGGCGTCATCACTCAGGATTTGCAGGAGGAAGTTGAGAAGATTGGACTGTTTTATCCACCCGACCCGGCCAGCCGCGCCGATTGCACGCTGGGCGGGAACATTGCCACCAATGCCGGCGGGCCGCGCTGTTTGAAGTACGGCGTCACGCGCGATTACGTGCTTGGACTGGAAGTGGTGCTGGCCGACGGCTCGGCGGTCAGGCTCGGCAGCCGGACGCATAAAAACAAGACCGGCTTCGAACTACATCGCTTGTTCGTCGGTTCGGAAGGATTGCTCGGTGTGGTGACGGAGGCCACGTTGAAACTGCTGCCGCGCCCGCCGTTCCGCGCCTGTCTGGCGATTGGATTTGGCGCCATGAAAGATGCCGCGAAAACCATCCGCGCCATTTTCCGCGCCGGGCTTCTGCCCTGCGCGCTGGAGATTGCCGATGAATTCACGCTGGCGGCGGCCCGCCAGCGCACCGGCAGCCGACGACTCGACGGGTGCCAGGCGCACTTGATCGTGGAACTCGACGGCCAGGAAAATTCCGTGCGAACCGAAATCCGGGAATTGGAGAAGATCGTCCGCCGTCAACGACCGCGCTTCGTTCAACGCGGGTTCGGGAATAAAGCGTGCGAAAACCTCTGGCAGTTGCGCCGCGAATTTTCCTACGCCCTGCGCGACACCGGCCTGACCAAATTGAACGAGGACATCGTGGTGCCGCGCGGTCGCTTGGAAGACCTCTTTCACTTCACCGCCCGGTTGCAGAAGAAGCACAAACTGCCGGTCGCGTGTTTCGGTCACGCCGGCGACGGCAACATTCACGTCAACGTCATGGTGGATCTAACGCAGCCGGGTGCGCGGTCGCGTTCCGACGCCGCGCTGGATGATTTGTTCCGACAGGTGCTCGCTTGGAACGGCGTCATCACCGGCGAACACGGCATCGGCCTGGCCAAGAAACCGTGGTGGCCGCTCGCGGCTTCGCCGGAGTTGCGCTCGTTGCATCGAGTCGTTAAGATGGCCCTTGATCCGCACGGTATCCTGAATCCCGGCAAGTTCGTGTAG
- a CDS encoding TRAM domain-containing protein translates to MALWSIRVLFLALCTVGGFAITQVRPEMIGNGLIGMIIGFCFGMLLIAIDEMLKGFSLRAFSATSFGLLLGMVIALVIDRSGLFEYVEGKSRWLIRLGTFLGFSYIGMVLAMRSNKEDFSLIIPYVRFAPQNKPDNLLLLDTSVIIDGRIADLIEANFLEGLIVVPRFVLRELQQIADSDDPIRRARGRRGLEMLNRIQRNTNNEVKIHDGDFPEEPEVDAKLVRLARNLKAKLFTNDFNLGKVAELQSVNYVNLHELSKALKSVLLPGEMLSLRIVREGKDKGQGVGYLSDGTMVVVNQAQNLIGQQVQVQVQSLLQTGAGVIVFADLKTPLAT, encoded by the coding sequence ATGGCACTCTGGTCCATTCGCGTATTGTTTCTGGCTTTGTGCACAGTCGGTGGCTTTGCCATCACACAAGTGCGCCCGGAGATGATCGGCAATGGCTTGATCGGCATGATCATCGGATTCTGCTTCGGGATGCTGCTCATCGCCATCGACGAAATGTTGAAGGGGTTTTCGCTGCGGGCTTTTTCGGCCACGTCTTTCGGATTGCTGCTGGGCATGGTGATCGCGCTGGTGATTGACCGATCCGGCCTGTTTGAATACGTGGAGGGGAAATCCCGCTGGCTGATCCGGCTCGGGACTTTCCTCGGCTTCAGTTATATTGGCATGGTGCTGGCCATGCGCAGCAACAAGGAGGATTTCTCGCTCATCATTCCCTATGTCCGCTTCGCGCCGCAGAACAAGCCGGACAACCTTTTGCTGCTCGACACCAGCGTGATCATCGATGGACGGATCGCCGACCTGATCGAGGCCAATTTCCTCGAAGGCCTGATCGTCGTCCCGCGCTTTGTTTTGAGGGAACTGCAGCAGATCGCGGATTCCGACGACCCGATCCGGCGCGCGCGCGGGCGGCGCGGACTGGAAATGCTCAATCGCATCCAACGCAACACCAACAACGAGGTGAAGATTCACGATGGAGATTTTCCTGAAGAACCGGAGGTCGATGCCAAGCTGGTTCGGCTCGCCCGCAACTTGAAGGCCAAACTGTTCACCAACGATTTCAACCTCGGCAAAGTTGCTGAGTTGCAGTCGGTCAACTACGTCAACCTGCACGAGTTGTCCAAAGCACTCAAGTCGGTGCTGCTGCCCGGCGAAATGCTCTCGCTGCGCATTGTGCGCGAAGGCAAAGACAAAGGTCAGGGCGTCGGTTACCTCAGCGACGGCACGATGGTCGTCGTCAATCAGGCGCAAAACCTCATCGGCCAGCAGGTGCAGGTGCAGGTGCAAAGTTTGTTGCAGACTGGCGCCGGTGTCATCGTGTTCGCCGACCTCAAGACACCGCTCGCCACTTGA
- a CDS encoding prolyl oligopeptidase family serine peptidase, whose amino-acid sequence MNKHCLVFLTTFLCATACRADGLSDNLPDKVRPVPPPGVAIPETDRAELTVGVAELGREIDSLRAELSKPALLELLPDVQIFHNAVRYALAYNEFYRTNQTQIARDFLKQGHERAQSLREGKAPWTTATGLIVRGYVSKIDGSVQPYGLVVPPTYQAGSGRAHRLDLWFHGRGETLTELDFINGRQRSPGEFTPPDTFVLHLYGRYCNGNKFAGEVDVFEALDNVRKHYPIDENRLVVRGFSLGGAACWHIAVHYAGLWAAAAPGAGFSETPEFLKVFQKETLAPTWYEKKLWHLYDCTDYAVNLFNCPTVAYSGEIDSQKQAADIMGKALAAEGIEMVHIIGPKTAHSYHRDSKTEINRRIDSIAGRGRNPVPDHIRFTTWTLRYNQMNWVTVDGLEQHWERARVDAVLDDDNNSVKLTTKNVSPLTLDFAPGLCPLDNTRPPRVEIDGRKLTAPRVLSDRSWTAHFRKNGKRWETATSSDDGTLRKQHGLQGPIDDAFMDSFIMVRPTGKPMNEKVGAWAAAEMAHAIEQWKLQFRGEPRVKDDTEITDADIAASNLVLWGDPASNQLLARVADKLPIKWSASELRVGTRTYAPDHHVPVLIYPNPLNPKRYVVLNSGFTFREYDQLNNARQVPKLPDFAIVDVNVPVSSRAPGGIADAGFFGEHWELPKQSRLFHSF is encoded by the coding sequence ATGAACAAACATTGCCTCGTTTTTTTGACCACCTTCCTTTGCGCTACCGCTTGCCGCGCCGACGGGCTGTCGGACAATCTGCCGGACAAAGTCCGCCCTGTTCCGCCGCCAGGCGTGGCCATTCCGGAAACTGACCGCGCGGAACTCACGGTAGGTGTGGCCGAACTCGGCAGGGAGATTGATTCGCTCCGCGCGGAATTGTCGAAGCCCGCACTGCTGGAGTTGCTGCCGGACGTTCAGATTTTCCACAACGCCGTCCGTTACGCGCTGGCCTATAACGAATTTTACCGAACGAACCAGACCCAAATCGCCCGCGACTTTCTGAAGCAAGGTCACGAACGCGCCCAGTCGTTGCGCGAGGGCAAGGCGCCCTGGACGACTGCCACCGGCTTGATCGTCCGCGGTTATGTTTCCAAAATCGACGGCTCGGTGCAGCCCTACGGTTTGGTTGTGCCGCCCACCTATCAAGCCGGTTCGGGCCGCGCGCATCGGCTGGATCTCTGGTTTCACGGACGCGGCGAGACGCTGACGGAATTGGATTTCATCAATGGCCGGCAAAGGTCGCCGGGCGAATTCACACCGCCCGATACGTTCGTGCTGCATCTCTATGGACGTTACTGCAACGGGAACAAGTTCGCGGGCGAAGTCGATGTGTTTGAAGCGTTGGACAACGTGCGCAAACATTATCCGATTGACGAAAACCGGCTTGTCGTGCGCGGCTTTTCTCTCGGTGGCGCGGCGTGCTGGCATATCGCCGTTCATTACGCAGGGCTGTGGGCGGCGGCGGCGCCGGGCGCCGGGTTTTCCGAGACGCCGGAGTTCCTGAAGGTCTTTCAAAAGGAAACGCTCGCGCCGACGTGGTACGAGAAAAAACTCTGGCACCTTTACGATTGCACCGATTACGCCGTCAACCTCTTCAACTGTCCCACCGTCGCCTACAGCGGCGAAATCGACAGCCAGAAGCAGGCCGCCGACATCATGGGCAAGGCGCTGGCCGCCGAAGGAATCGAGATGGTCCACATCATCGGGCCGAAAACCGCTCACAGCTATCACCGGGATTCCAAGACGGAAATCAACCGCCGCATCGACAGCATCGCGGGGCGCGGACGCAATCCCGTTCCCGATCACATTCGCTTCACGACCTGGACGCTCCGTTACAACCAGATGAACTGGGTGACGGTGGATGGCCTGGAGCAACATTGGGAACGCGCACGCGTCGATGCCGTGCTTGATGACGACAACAACAGCGTGAAGCTGACGACGAAAAATGTTTCGCCGCTGACGCTGGACTTCGCGCCGGGGCTGTGTCCGCTCGACAACACGCGCCCACCGAGAGTTGAAATTGACGGACGCAAGCTGACAGCGCCACGCGTGCTATCCGATCGCTCATGGACAGCGCATTTCCGGAAGAATGGCAAACGTTGGGAAACCGCGACCTCCTCCGACGATGGAACGTTGCGCAAGCAACACGGTCTCCAAGGCCCGATTGACGACGCGTTCATGGATTCGTTCATCATGGTGCGTCCCACCGGCAAACCGATGAACGAAAAAGTCGGCGCATGGGCGGCGGCGGAAATGGCGCACGCCATCGAACAATGGAAGTTGCAGTTTCGCGGCGAACCCCGCGTGAAGGACGACACCGAGATCACCGATGCCGACATCGCTGCGAGCAACCTGGTGCTCTGGGGCGATCCGGCGAGCAACCAACTGCTGGCCAGAGTGGCGGACAAGCTGCCGATCAAATGGAGCGCGTCGGAACTGCGCGTGGGCACCCGGACTTATGCGCCCGACCATCACGTGCCCGTGCTGATTTATCCCAATCCGCTGAATCCGAAACGTTACGTTGTGCTAAACAGCGGCTTCACGTTCCGCGAATATGATCAGTTGAACAACGCGCGGCAGGTGCCCAAGTTGCCGGACTTTGCCATCGTGGATGTGAACGTGCCGGTTTCCTCCCGCGCACCCGGCGGCATCGCCGACGCCGGTTTCTTCGGCGAACATTGGGAATTGCCGAAGCAGTCCAGGTTATTTCATTCATTTTGA
- a CDS encoding ABC transporter ATP-binding protein, giving the protein MIEVRDLKKSFGPQRVLDGVSFRIETGESVVIIGRSGCGKSILLKHLIGLLISDAGEVLVDGENIGRMNERQLLRVRHKFGMLFQGAALFDSLTVAENVGFALRRLGKLTETEIAKKVGEALEMVELPGVEEKKPSELSGGMRKRVGLARAIVYQPEIVLYDEPTTGLDPIVADSIDQLLLRVWERLKVTTVVVTHDMRSARRIGQRIMMLHDGKIYVTGTPDEIFQSPDPVVNRFVNGISDPKEHYF; this is encoded by the coding sequence ATGATTGAGGTCCGCGATCTGAAAAAGAGTTTCGGCCCGCAGCGCGTGCTGGATGGCGTGAGCTTTCGGATTGAAACGGGCGAATCGGTCGTCATCATCGGGCGCAGCGGCTGCGGCAAGAGCATTTTGCTGAAACATTTGATCGGGCTTTTGATTTCGGACGCAGGCGAAGTGCTGGTGGACGGTGAAAACATTGGCCGGATGAATGAACGCCAGTTGCTCCGGGTGCGTCACAAGTTCGGCATGTTGTTTCAAGGCGCGGCGTTGTTCGACTCCTTGACGGTGGCGGAAAATGTCGGGTTCGCCTTGCGCCGGCTGGGGAAATTGACGGAAACGGAGATTGCAAAAAAGGTCGGGGAAGCCCTGGAGATGGTGGAGTTGCCGGGCGTGGAAGAAAAGAAACCGTCGGAGTTGTCCGGCGGCATGCGCAAGCGCGTGGGCCTGGCGCGGGCGATTGTCTATCAACCGGAGATCGTGCTCTATGACGAGCCGACCACCGGGCTGGACCCGATCGTGGCGGACAGCATCGACCAGCTCCTCTTGCGCGTGTGGGAGCGATTGAAGGTGACGACGGTGGTGGTGACGCACGACATGCGTAGCGCGCGGCGGATCGGCCAGCGCATCATGATGTTGCACGACGGAAAAATTTATGTGACCGGGACGCCGGACGAAATTTTTCAATCGCCCGACCCGGTGGTGAACCGTTTCGTCAACGGGATTTCCGATCCGAAAGAACATTATTTTTGA